ATCAGAAAAAGACCATTCTCATCGTTGAGGATTCTCCGTCGGTGCGGGCCATGCTGGCCGACATGCTGGAGAACGAAGGATACAAGGTGATGGAGGCGGTGGATGGCTACGAAGCTTTCAAGCTGGTCGAATATCTTAAATTCGACCTGATTATCACCGACCTCAGCATGCCGGTCATGAACGGGATCGAGTTTATTCGTTTGGCGAAAAAACAACCGCTCTGCCGGTTTGTGCCGATCGTTGTTCTCTCCTCGGAAGAGGATGTTCGCACGGTTGACGAGGCGAAACAGGCCGGCGCGTCGACCTATCTCAGCAAACCATTCAAGGAACAGCAGTTGCGGACGATGCTGAAGGTCGTGCTGGGGTGAATGGAGGGATTGTCAAAAACCATGTTTTATTTTATCTGCTATTTTATTCGGTTTGCTCCTTGCGAAAATACTTCAGTATTACGGGACAATTCTTCTTCTTATAATAAATTATCACACAACCAACACCGTTAGATCTTCATAATTCTTTTCCTCTTTTACCATTTACAAAACTACGTTACATTCCATCTCACCTTTTTCTGAGCGCCTTCCCTCGAACAGATGGATGCCGAGATGCACGAGTCCACCCTGCAAGTCAAAGCAACACGGTTCTCACTGGTTTGCATGGTTGCCCTGGCTTTTGTCCTGCTGGCTGTAGCGCTCTGGCTGTCCGGGCCTCTGCAGCATTCTGACGCTCTCAATCTCCCGCCCCGTTCCTGGAGTTGGTGGGGGATGCTTGGTGGCGCCACGGGTTGCTGTCTGGGTCTTCTTCTGCTCGGCAACAAGTTCCTTTGCCGCATTCGAGCCCATCGCGAAAGGACGGAGATACTGGGGCAATCGTGGCTGCTGCAGACCGTCATCAACGCCATCCCGGCGCCAATCTACTACAAGGACGATGCCGGGATATACCTAGGCTGCAACAAAGCCTTCGAAAAATTCATCGGCCTCTCCCGCGATCAGATCATCGGCCAGAGCGTGTACGGAGTTGCGCCAAAAGATCTGGCAGATGTGTACTACGAAGCCGACCGGGAGCTTTTCCGCCATGGCGGTAGTCAGACCTACGAGACATCTGTCGTTTACGCAGACGGCGGTCGCCGCGAGGTTCTTTTTCACAAGGCCGTTTTCCCGCGGCGCGACGGTCGTCTCGGAGGCCTGGTCGGTACCATGGTCGATATCACCGAACGCAAGGATGCCGAGGCCAAGGCGCGCTATCTGGCTCATTTCGATCCCCTGACCGAACTCCCGAACCATGTCCTGTTTACTGACCGCATCAATCTGGCAATTGCCCACGCCCATCGTCTCAATCAGCGCTTCGCCATCTTCTGCCTGGACCTCGACCACTTCAAGAAGGTCAACAATGCCTACGGTCACCCCCGGGGGGACAAGCTGCTGAAAAAGGTTGGCGACCGTATTTTAGCCAGCCTCCGCGAGGATGACACGGTGGCACGAATGGGGGGGGACAGCTTCAACCTTCTTCTTCCCCAGATCGGCTCGGAAGAGCGGGCCGCCAAGGTGGCCCAGAAAATCCTCGACAGCCTGAAAGTGCCGTTCGAACTCGACGATCTGGAGGTCTTCGTCACCGCCAGTATCGGAGTCGCCCTTTATCCCTACGATGGCCAAGACGCCTCCACTCTACTGAAGAACGCCGATATAGCCCTGCAGCGGACCAAGGAGAGAGGGAGAAACAGCCATTATTTCTTCGATCCGGCCATGAATATCCGCGTCGAAGAACAGATGACTCTGGAGCTTCAATTGCGGCGTGCTGTCGAGGGAAACGAGTTTACCCTTCATTTTCAGCCCCAGGTGGATGCCGTAAGTGGCAGAACCATCGGTGCCGAGGCGCTGGTCCGCTGGCGTCATCCCGAAATGGGACTGGTCATGCCGGACCGCTTCATCCCGCTGGCGGAACAGACGGGTTTGATCGCCCCACTCGGTGAGTGGGTACTGCGAAGCGCCTGCCTTCAAGCCAGCAACTGGCAGCAGGCCGGACAGCCGCCGCTGCGGATGGCAGTCAATATCTCGCCGCGCCAGTTCCAACGTCCTGACCTCTATCGGAAGATCGACGAAATACTTAAAGAGACCGGCCTCAATCCGGGCTGTCTCAGCATCGAGGTGACTGAGAGCGTCGTCATGCAGGATGTCGATCACGCCATCGAAACGCTGGTCCGCCTCAAGAATCTCGGGGTACACTTGGCCATCGATGATTTCGGCACCGGTTATTCATCGCTCAGTTATCTCAAGCGCTTTCCAATCGACCTGCTCAAAATCGACCGTTCCTTCATCATGGACATCCCGGCGCTCTCCGATGACATCGCCATCGTCTCGGCGGTCATTGCCATGGCCCATCAACTGAACATCAAGGTGTTGGCCGAAGGGGTGCAAAGTGCGGAGCAGCGTGATATCCTGCTGTCCCACCGCTGTGATGAACTGCAGGGTTACCTGTTTGCCCACCCCCTGACTGCCGATGAATTTTTCAATTGGCAAAATAATCAATAATACTCCAGGTTATTTTACATCCCCCAGGGCACCTGATCGGGTGCCTTTGCTTTTTTGGCAGTCTCTCAACAATAGGGGAAAATGGTGCCGACCAGGGCTGCAACAAACCGGATTCCAAACATGGAAAATGGTTTCAGGCGGGCTAACGGCCTTGCTGCGGAATAATCCGAATTCCTCTGTTTTGATAAGCAGTTGTCGTAATGCTGGCGGAAACGCTTGTGATGTCAATCAATCCTTTTTGACTTTACATGAACTTGTTTTTTCTATATTTTAGTTGTTTGTTCTGAAGCAGCGATAGCTACAGCTCTTAAGGCAGTTATGGACCAGAGACTAATCCGCAATTTTTCCATCATCGCCCATATCGACCACGGCAAATCCACCCTGGC
This region of Desulfuromonadales bacterium genomic DNA includes:
- a CDS encoding response regulator; protein product: MSNQKKTILIVEDSPSVRAMLADMLENEGYKVMEAVDGYEAFKLVEYLKFDLIITDLSMPVMNGIEFIRLAKKQPLCRFVPIVVLSSEEDVRTVDEAKQAGASTYLSKPFKEQQLRTMLKVVLG
- a CDS encoding EAL domain-containing protein, translated to MHESTLQVKATRFSLVCMVALAFVLLAVALWLSGPLQHSDALNLPPRSWSWWGMLGGATGCCLGLLLLGNKFLCRIRAHRERTEILGQSWLLQTVINAIPAPIYYKDDAGIYLGCNKAFEKFIGLSRDQIIGQSVYGVAPKDLADVYYEADRELFRHGGSQTYETSVVYADGGRREVLFHKAVFPRRDGRLGGLVGTMVDITERKDAEAKARYLAHFDPLTELPNHVLFTDRINLAIAHAHRLNQRFAIFCLDLDHFKKVNNAYGHPRGDKLLKKVGDRILASLREDDTVARMGGDSFNLLLPQIGSEERAAKVAQKILDSLKVPFELDDLEVFVTASIGVALYPYDGQDASTLLKNADIALQRTKERGRNSHYFFDPAMNIRVEEQMTLELQLRRAVEGNEFTLHFQPQVDAVSGRTIGAEALVRWRHPEMGLVMPDRFIPLAEQTGLIAPLGEWVLRSACLQASNWQQAGQPPLRMAVNISPRQFQRPDLYRKIDEILKETGLNPGCLSIEVTESVVMQDVDHAIETLVRLKNLGVHLAIDDFGTGYSSLSYLKRFPIDLLKIDRSFIMDIPALSDDIAIVSAVIAMAHQLNIKVLAEGVQSAEQRDILLSHRCDELQGYLFAHPLTADEFFNWQNNQ